In the Halalkalicoccus sp. CGA53 genome, GGTCGCGGACCACCTCCGGAACCACTGGCCGGATGAAATGACGCAGGACAAGTTGCAGGAAACGGTAGACTCGGTCGAGGCCCCATGGGGGAAGCGATACGAACGCGAACTCCGAGACGTATTCGAACAGGAGGGACTTAGCGACGAAATTCTGTCTCGAGAAATAGTAGAAGTGGTGGACGACCTTGGTCTCCAACCGTACGAAGCGCCCAAGCCTCTATCCCCAATCCGCGAGAACGAGGTGAAGCTAGTGTGTTGGCTTGCTATTGCCCAACCACAAGAAGACGGTGAGAGCGGTGGTGCAGAACTGTTCACATAGTGTGGTGGTTGACTCACGATATTATTTCTACGATGGTGATTGGCAAGTGCAAAGATCAAGCGAGACAGAGAGCAAGAAAGACGTGGGCTTTGACCCCTGACTTGACCTCGGACCCGTGCGCGGCTAGGCGAACATTGTTGGTGGCGAGCTCTCCATCGATATGAATTTAGCCACTTACTTTGGAGCAGACAATCTCGCGCAATTCCTCTGCAAGTTCTCCATGCTTTTCGAGCGCTTCTATATCGTCTTCAAGACGTTCAAATCGTTTCCTTACCCGACTGATTGTCTGGTATCGATATGAATCTGAGACGTCGGCCTCATCAGTAATGATCTCACGCTCTCGATCAGTCAACAAGGCCCGACGTTCTGTCATACTATGTCCACTCTGCGAAGCCATACAATATCTTGTGGATCTAATCAGCATCAATATTGCGTCTATAGTGACTATGTATACAGTATAAAGGCAACCTTTATTAGCTATACACTATATTGTACATATGGCGCGAGTTGTCGAGAACCGATCTCGGCCGGGTGCTTGGAACACCCGACCTCGCGCTTCCCAGGAATGAGAAGCATGTCCACGGACACACTCGCGGGTAATGAGAGTAGCGGCGTACAGTCCACCAACACCCCCCTCGATAGCGCACGCGCTGTCGTCCGATCCAAACTGCTAGACGACGACCTCCCCGATTTCGACGTCTATCAGGCGCTCTGTGAATACTCAATCCCCCACTCCGTCCGGGAATTGGAGCGCCGGGGATGAGCGAGCTCAACCAAGTAAGTGCACTCCGCGAGTGTCCGGTCTGTGGCGCGATCGGCCTCGCCGAACGCATCGCAGACCACGACTGCCGGGCGTTTCTTGCACGCCACGAGGAGGCCCAACGGTGAGAGTCAAGACCACCGCCGCACAAGCACTCCACGGCGCGCGACTCACGTTCGCCGACACCGTTCGCTGTCTCACCTGCAGCAAAGAACTCCGAGCCGGTGATCCGATTCTGATCTGTGCCAGAGAGCAGACCGAGTCCGAACCACTGCGCGTCACTTGGCTCTTTTGCACCGACTGCGAGATCGAGACCTCGGGAATCGCGGTGACCGGTCGGCTTACGACGACCTCCGATCCAGCCACACAGGAACACGCGCTCACGGTCTCGGTTCCCACCGAAACCTCTGATCGCAGAGAGCTCCGAACGGACGGGGGCCAATCTGTCGATTCCGATTCGAACACCGAGCCCATCGAAAACGAGGACGACCCAGACGACTCCGGAGCGCTGATCGCGGACCCGTTCTACAACATTCGGGTTTACCACCTCGATGACGGCACGGGCACGACGCTCTGTGGACTCGACGGCGACTATACGTCGGTCTCAATCAAGGACGCGAAAGCCAGCTCCGTGCGCGTCTGTCGACGCTGTGAGAGCGCCCAGAACGGTGGCTACAGCACTCGTCCTTGCCCACACTGCGGGAAAGCGGTCGTCATCACCCACTGGCCGATGCACGTTCGGGAGTGTTCGGGCTCGAGCCAGCTCGGTGTTAGAGACGAAAGTGAGGACTGCGCGGATTCCGAGGAGCAGGACACAGGTGCCAGCCAAGATCACCCCTCCGAGTCGACGACGAAGGAGGCCCAGCGATGAGCCGTCCCGAACCGGCTCGCTCCGTCGAGACCATCGATGAGCAACTCGAGGCACTCACCGACCGGATCGAGACACTCGAAGCCGAGAATACGGCACTGAAAGCCGAGCATCGAGCGCTCGCACAAGCGCTTGATGCGAACACATCGCTCGATTCGGTTGCGTCGAGACACACCACCGCTGCAAATGAAACCGGCGTCCTCGAGCTTCGAGGAGCCGACTCACCTGAAGCCGCACGACTCGATCAGATCTGGATTGCGGGGCATCCGATCGGGTTGATGCTCACCCGACGTCGCTCCGAGATCGAGGGCCTTCGTGAGGAGATTGATGCGCTTCGCATGGATGCGTGTATGACCGAGGTAGCCACTGACGAGCTACTCCCGATTCAGCAGGTCACACAGACCTACGAGGTCGAACCCTCAGTCCTGAGCGCGAACGAGAAACGTGCAGCGATCGTCTGGACGAGCTTCCTCGAAACCTGCGATCGCACACCGACGAAGCTCGTTCTCGATTCAGGTGCCGTGAAAACCATCCTCCGGGTGAGCGAGGATGAACGCCCACACAACGAGACTGTCCGTCGTGTGATGGACCTCGTGAGCGATCTTGGCCGAGGGCTCATCACCTGTGAGAAGCGAAAGAATACAAAGACGCTCGTGATCGACCGCGAGGAGTTCGAGGGGTTCACCGCGCGACTTGGAGAGAGTCACTCGGACGGGGCAATGGAGACTTCCCTATGACCGTTCAAAGGAACCAGCTGAGCCGTCACGTTGTTGTGACGGTCGAGGAGGGTCTCCGTGTGATCTAACGGTCGCTATAGCTACGGAGCGGCCCCCACCATCCACCGCCGCACTTCATTCCGCCCGGTGGTTGGTTGTATTGTTGGGTTGATTACTCGTGGGTAGATCTCTTGTTCGTCGTTGTTCGTCTGAGCGTCCAGTCGAAATGGCTTCGTCGGCCGTCACAACATCGTGACGGGTGAGTGCTCTCCAATTTATCTCACTCAAACTTCGCATTCACATGAGGAGCTGGTCTACGTTGTAACCGGTGATACCCACTGTTGGCCCGTAACCACTCCCAAGAATTTCAATGCTTGAAGGGGTGTCGTATAACAATCTCAGGATGAGCTATGTGAATTCTGCTATCCAATTCGCAGTGCATATCGTTCGAAGTGTCTGTAATAACGAATCGCTTGATTATAGTGAGATATTGATCCCAACCTCTGATAAGATCTCATGAATAACGAACCCGGTTATAATCGAAGAGGTCACAGCTAACGCGATTATAAACAATGGAAATGATAATTCAATGAATAGTATCATTAGAAGACCATACATGATGTTAAAAATCAATCCGATTGCAGCGTATAGGCCGAGTTTTTTGAAATCGATCGTCCCTCCGCTGGATTCGATCGAAATTACTGTGTCCGAGCCGGTGTCCGCCCCGAGTTTTCCATCTTCCTCTTGTTCGAAAGGCTGTTGCTGATGGGATTCGCCTGAATCAGATTGTTGAGCCATTATGTACACCTACTGTTGTCATATCGTGCTAAATAATAGTTCCTATATAGTTGTAAGTCAACAGTTCAGTGGCTCGATGAACAGTCGCTATGCGGGTGAGCCTATTCCAAACATTCAATATTGATTTCCATAATCTCGTATGAATCAGTAAATCCTTCACTGTGACCAATAAAACTCATGCCGGATTCGTTAGGTGCTAATTCCCCTGTCGCCGTTTCTTCTGCGACCTCCTCTTCAGCGTTGTAAAAGGCTACAACAATTTCATACTCTATTGAAGCGGTTCCGAAATTAACAAACGATACGTCTATATCAGTTAGTCGATCGGGATCGCTGTGAGATTCTATCGGTTGCTCTCGGGGAAGGATAAAATAGGAGCCACAATCTTCTGTCTCAGAGAGTTCGTCGACTTCTATCTCAACTTCGTATTCCTCGGTTGCGAGCGCCTCCTGTTGAGCGCGAGTGAACTTTGCGAATGTAAATCCAAGCTCGTCAACAAATTCGATGGTTCGGTCATCATCTCCCGGAACAAATATCCCAACACTTTCGGTAAAACCGTCTGTGTCGTCAAACAATATACCAATTGTAACATCCAAATAGATATTTTCAAGTGTATGGTTTTGGAGTACGAACTCGATTTCTATGTTGTCTTGAGAGTTATATTGGGAGATGTGATGGCTAAGACCCTCTACGACTATATTTTCTTGTTGTTCGTCGTCCTCTCTACCTTCATCGTCTTCTTCATCCTCCTCCGTTTCCTCAGTTTCATCCTGTACTGAGGATTCGCCATTCCCCTCACTCTCTTGATCGTTGTTATCAGACCCCTCTGACTGTTCTTCTTCGTCCGAGACCTCTTCATCGAGATCGTCTAAACATCCCGCTGAAGATAGTATCCCGAACCCACCGAGTGCGATGAGCACGTTCCGTCGATTCATACTTGTGTAACCCCCCTACTATTACAAAAACCTGTACAAGTTTGTCTTGTGTCCGTTCGGCGTTACATCTGTTCTGAGACCCCTTCCCCTTCTCGACGATGCGAACCAGTTACCGCAGTTAGATTTGTGGTCTAGAACGGGAGCTTTCCTTGCAATGTGTAATAATTTGCGATGGTTTCTCGCCAAGAATAACCGTAGTAGTCTCTATGAACCTTATAACTCTTAAAATATGTGCTAGACGACATGTCAACTTCTTCTATAATTCCATACTTTTCTAACTGAGAAACGGTCTCATCCACCTCAGCATTTGATAACCCGACCTCTGCACCCACGCCCATCGTATTGTCATTCCCCTTATTCGCGAAGTGCTTAAACACTTCAAAACTCGCGGGCTGTGGCTGGTTGTTGTTCTTCTTCATTACCTTAGGTAAGTTCTCACCGCTTATAAATATTTGTATTTTTATCATTTGACTACCAATTACGTTTTGTAATAATGTATTAACCTTAGTAGTATTATAGCAAGATGTTCTTCATCTATTGTAAATCTACTTATTCGTGCCGAAAGACCAGAATAGTATAAATTTTATATATATATATATATATATATATATATATATATATATATATGTATGTATGTATATATTTATTAATTTAATCAAGGCATGTAGTGTACATCCGACGAACCAGCCAGGACCACTCGGACACCCCGACTAGATCACATATAATGCGAGGATAACGATGTAGTAATACACGTCACGAACGGTTCTGTACGATCCATAGAACCAGACGGAACCGGACGATTGATGTCGGATATGATGGCTTCTGTAACTGCCGAATAACGACGTACTTTGATTAGAAGGACAAAATCGGAATCAAAAACACTATTAAAACAAGGTTAGTGAGTAAGCCATCCATCTTTAGCAAATACATACAGTAATACCCCCTGTGAAAGACCTTGCCAGGCCTAATTAGATAAATCAGGCCAAGCTATCATTCATCCCAGTAAATCGCCCGTTCCACAACCTCACCAGCTTCTGCGTGGAATTCGGAGAGATTGACCTGTACCTCACGAGTTTGTGATCGGACGGTCTGCTCACGCGAATCGAGTGTAGAAAACGGGTTGGGAACTTGGATAAGCTTGGCCACCCCACTTTTTCCGGTTTGGAGATCGGTAGCGACGTACAGGTAGTACGTCTCTCGCAGTTCGCTGCTGGCTGACTTCCACTCGTTCCAGCTGATCGATGGTCGTCGAGAGTTCGACCCTGAGGATTTGACCTCGATACACCGCTCCGGCCATTTCTTATCGCGAGAGACGATCAGAAAGTCAAATCCTGGATACGGCTGTGAGATAACACCTTTCTCCTCCAGTTTACAGAGAACCGGGCCGGCTAACTCGTCGTCGCGTGCCTCGTTGTAACGGTTACTTGTATGGACGAAGTGGACGTACCGCTTTGGATCCTCACAGCCTTCCTCTCGTAGTCGCTCTATCTCTGCGAGATACGTCGCCTCCATTCCGAACCGGTCGATCCTGTCGATGTAATTCGCCGTCACCGTCGCGTGTTGCCTCGAATCAGCTCCACCACTACCACCACCCCTGCCTGAAGGCTCTGGCTCTCTATCCTCGTACTCTCGCTCGTGTGTGCTTCCAGTTGCCTCACCGGTAACGTCCTTCACCTCGCTATCACCAATCCGAGTGAGTTGATCTGGATCAGGTACACCGGAACCATCCCGCGTCACCGTCTCACCCTCATCGGCACGTTCTAACTGCGAACCGTTCGACCGACCGCGCTCTCGATCAGACCGTTCCTGTAGAGGGCGTCTTACAGGACGCTCGATCGATGAGTTCTCTACAGGTTGGATTATCACGGTCCCTTTCTCTTTCCCGTCCAGCGCGGCGAGACGCGCGTTGAGCTCGCGCTCACTCGATGGTGCACTCGCTGCTTGAAGCTGGTCTGCCATCGCTCGTTGATCCGGCGCGTTTTGAAGCAGTACGTAGATCGGCTCCCAACTACTCAGCCCTGCGTAATCCGCGAAGGCTTTCGCGAGGATCTGCTCTGGTGGCTCGGAGACGGGACCATCACTCTCGGTCACAACGTACACCTGAGCGCGATCACCCCGTTCGTCCCTCTGTATAAAGTACTCCGCAGATCGTTGGAGAGGCGACACCTCTCCATCGGCCTTCAAACTGTACTCGACCTCGAGAGATCCGACGAGCCGAAGCGAGTTCATGAATCGTGAGAGTGCATCCGCATCTCGCTTTTGAAGATCCTGGCTGCTGCGTCTTGCTTTCAGCCGACAGAGGATGTATGGTGCTGCTGGCCTGAGCCAATTTTCGAGAAACCGACCGGTGTCCTCAGTACGCTCTTCATCGATGAGTGGTGTTTCTTCGACCGCCTCGACGAGATCAGTCATTCCGAAATGAACGCCGATACGGGGTGTATTCTCCCCCGTGAGCACGAAGATCGGGACATCCAGATCGCTGAATCGTGTCGTCTCCTCATGGCTGCGGGTGAAATACACGGTAGAGGCCTCTCTGAACGTCAGCTCATCTCCTATGAAACACGGTACTTGGACATCACCGAGTCCGGTCACTTCCGGATGCCACTCGGCCGATTGAATAACACCCTGGTTTTCGAGTGGAGGGAGTTCCTGACCGAGATAGCCATATGCCGCCTCGATCTCAGCGTGATAGGACTCCAATGGAGGCCCGTCTCTCGAAAAGTGGGTGATGACATCATAGATTCGGTCAGCAAATCGCTCGACATCAGAGGGAGTGAGATCATCTGCTGCAACTCTTTGCCGAATTGATAACGCACGGAACAATTCAGGTGACTGTTCGAAGGCCTCATGATAGACCTCCCCCGATAACGTCGGGAGTAGTGGATAGCGTTTTGTATCGATATCTACGGAGTACCGCTCGACCTCTGTCTCGGAAAGCAACCAGGCATCTTTCGGAGGGACCTGCCCGAGAACGGTTCGCAACCATGTCGCCCGGCGAAGTTGCCAGAGCCAGAGATTCGCTTTCAGCCGTACTTTCTCTTCGTCGGTGAACAAATAGGTAGTCCCCCCTCTGAGTCGTTTATTGCTATAGAGTGCAACCGTGGCTTCGGCGTGCACTGAGAGGCGATCCCACCATTCGTACAGATGCCAAAAGAGCGTAGTAGCAAACGACTCGTCCCGTGTGGCATCGATAATCTCGTAATCAAATTCTAATCCGTTAACCTGCCAAATAAACGGGCGCTCACCATCGTCCTCGTCCGCTTCCTCCTGTGCTCGCGTTCGAAGGTCATCGAGGTATTCCTCAATCTCTGAGGACTCGAGAGCACGAGGGCTGAACGGGCTCTCCGGATCAACAACGGACTCAGACGCCATCTGCACGTCCTCTCCCTGCCGATATTGGTGACTCTGTGTCGGATGGAAAAACGGAGTGATACGAACGTGCTCTGAAACGCCGAGCCACCGGAAGAACTCGATCCATTCCGTGACATCATCCTCTTCATCAATTCCGAACCGCTCTGGTGGTGCAAGAATCGGGGCCTGTATCCCCGCCTCGCTCAGGAACTGCTCGACGCGTGCTTCTCGAGGTTGCCCACGCTGCCACAACGCGCCGAAGTAGAGCTCATACGCCCGTGCCCATTCACCATTGGCGGTCGGAAGCGGAAGCGCACAGAGGCTGTAGTACTGCTCTGCGGCTCGGTACTCGTACGGCAGGGGTTCATCCGGTGAGACCGCTCGCTGTCCGCTGGTGCTACTACAGGCCAGTCGCTGGATGAATTCGATGACGGTCGTATCACGGAGTGAGCTGTCATCGGCCGCCGGTGTGTTCGGACCAGGGAGCAGTGGATAGATCCCTTTGTCAGCGATCTCCGCGAACGAGAACTCGTTGATGTCCCAGATTGCCTCGAGGATACTTTCGAACTCACCACCTTCGAGCACTCTCCTACGAGCCTCTGCATCGGCTTGACTAGACCCACCTGCAAAGTAGAGGTCTCGTGGGAACAGTCGGATATCAGCGAGTGCATCCGCCGGTACGTCCTGTTGGGGTGGAAAGAAGCAGGCGATACGCTCGGGCGTCGTTTGATGTTCGTAATAGGGACCTGCCTCTTCGGCTATCGGATCGCCAACGGGGAACACCGCCTCAGTACGAGCGGCCTCGGTGAATCGTTTTTTCATATCGTCGTCAGTGATCGTCTGCCAGGTCTCTAACAGCGCGTAGAGTATCGGATCAACGGTAAGCCGATCATCGTCGTCTCGATACTGGAGAACCGCATTCTCATCGGACGCCGCTCCAAGAACGCGTGGAGTCATCCACGGCTCTAAACTGGACGCACCGAGTCCGATCAACACCGAAGCAACGGATGGCTCGAGTAGGGAAGTGTCGGGGAAATATCCCGTGACGTCGATGTCTTCCACTGAAACACGCTCGCGCCCGTAGATCATCGCAACTAGCGTCCCGAGTCGCTCTTTATCGGGGTGAACATACGGCACAAGTACGTCTCTGAGCGGTCGTGGGTCCGGATCGAACCCACTCGCTCCTGAGGCGAGTTGCTCTAACCGAGGAACGAACGCAACGTCAGCAAGCGCATCTCTGAGCGCATCGATAAAACACCGATTGACTGGATTACTACTGGCGGTCTCGTCCTCGAGGACAGCGGTGAAATCGATCGTCCGAAGGAACTCCGCAATGGTCGTATCCGTTTCCGCTACGAACGCAAGGACGTCTTCTGCAATCGTTGCTGCAGCCTGTTCGAACAACCACCCGTTGAGACCAACGACAGCTCCTGTTTCCGGATCGGTCGGCATGTTCAGACTGCGCCGCGCAGTACTGACCTGGAACGTTCCGTTTACCAAGGCAGGGATCGGACTCCGTTCTTCAGTCGGGAGAAAGACGTGAATGAACGGCCGTTGATTTCTGTCCGTGCCGATGTGAAGGGGCGT is a window encoding:
- a CDS encoding sacsin N-terminal ATP-binding-like domain-containing protein, whose translation is MAEVDFQSSLKDIRRTHLQTYANDQKRISQDFKLEAADSADYSRRFVFELLQNADDEMPSSSVENRCIRFELDEEGLLVANTGRAFDVDDLTAITTLTETTKGASNDEATIGHKGRGFTSVLDVTDTPAVFSRNGDGLLAAEFDREKARRAIRDQLRASDIDVDGYTERVPLMPLPFPAEATTNVASLLDDEFTTVFRLPFSADTNEQTYETIASTLTKRITRETIALLPNTDRIELAIGNRERTWTIDRTLWAGEVDATIVEINCQGDLDDATRPERSEKMVVFSREHLLPERSFVGIDTALLDDIGRLRTSVAFGLEQQNSKTKLTPLHIGTDRNQRPFIHVFLPTEERSPIPALVNGTFQVSTARRSLNMPTDPETGAVVGLNGWLFEQAAATIAEDVLAFVAETDTTIAEFLRTIDFTAVLEDETASSNPVNRCFIDALRDALADVAFVPRLEQLASGASGFDPDPRPLRDVLVPYVHPDKERLGTLVAMIYGRERVSVEDIDVTGYFPDTSLLEPSVASVLIGLGASSLEPWMTPRVLGAASDENAVLQYRDDDDRLTVDPILYALLETWQTITDDDMKKRFTEAARTEAVFPVGDPIAEEAGPYYEHQTTPERIACFFPPQQDVPADALADIRLFPRDLYFAGGSSQADAEARRRVLEGGEFESILEAIWDINEFSFAEIADKGIYPLLPGPNTPAADDSSLRDTTVIEFIQRLACSSTSGQRAVSPDEPLPYEYRAAEQYYSLCALPLPTANGEWARAYELYFGALWQRGQPREARVEQFLSEAGIQAPILAPPERFGIDEEDDVTEWIEFFRWLGVSEHVRITPFFHPTQSHQYRQGEDVQMASESVVDPESPFSPRALESSEIEEYLDDLRTRAQEEADEDDGERPFIWQVNGLEFDYEIIDATRDESFATTLFWHLYEWWDRLSVHAEATVALYSNKRLRGGTTYLFTDEEKVRLKANLWLWQLRRATWLRTVLGQVPPKDAWLLSETEVERYSVDIDTKRYPLLPTLSGEVYHEAFEQSPELFRALSIRQRVAADDLTPSDVERFADRIYDVITHFSRDGPPLESYHAEIEAAYGYLGQELPPLENQGVIQSAEWHPEVTGLGDVQVPCFIGDELTFREASTVYFTRSHEETTRFSDLDVPIFVLTGENTPRIGVHFGMTDLVEAVEETPLIDEERTEDTGRFLENWLRPAAPYILCRLKARRSSQDLQKRDADALSRFMNSLRLVGSLEVEYSLKADGEVSPLQRSAEYFIQRDERGDRAQVYVVTESDGPVSEPPEQILAKAFADYAGLSSWEPIYVLLQNAPDQRAMADQLQAASAPSSERELNARLAALDGKEKGTVIIQPVENSSIERPVRRPLQERSDRERGRSNGSQLERADEGETVTRDGSGVPDPDQLTRIGDSEVKDVTGEATGSTHEREYEDREPEPSGRGGGSGGADSRQHATVTANYIDRIDRFGMEATYLAEIERLREEGCEDPKRYVHFVHTSNRYNEARDDELAGPVLCKLEEKGVISQPYPGFDFLIVSRDKKWPERCIEVKSSGSNSRRPSISWNEWKSASSELRETYYLYVATDLQTGKSGVAKLIQVPNPFSTLDSREQTVRSQTREVQVNLSEFHAEAGEVVERAIYWDE